CAAATAGGCTGTTAGGGCAGGGGACAAAAATCAGGCCGCTAGTGGATAGCGGCCTAAGAGGGTTAAGCGTGCTGGGCTTACTGCTTATCGAGCTCGCGTAAATATTTAAAAATTTTGCGGGCGGCGGCGGGGGGCTTATTGGTTTTTTGTTCTTTGCCAGCCTGTAGCACCAGTTGGCGTAAATGCTGGCGGTCGGCTTGTGGGTATTGCTCTAGCACGCCCTCTACAGAATTAGGCCCTTCTTGCACTAGACGGTCGCGCCATTGCTCTAATTCTTGAAAGCGTATGGCGGCGTTTACACGGCCACTTTCTAATTCGCTAAAGGCCTGCTCTATAGGCGCGGTATCCATCTCACGTAAGAGTTTACCTATAAACTGCATTTGCCGACGCAGGCCTTCGCGGCTTTTAATGCGGCGAGCGGTATCTATGGCTTCTTTTAATATGCCTTCCAAGGGGATGGTGGCATATTGGCCTATGCTGAGTTTGACAATTTTACTACCCAGTTGTTGCAGTGCGTGCATCTCGCGCTTAAGTTGCGATTTACTGGGGGGAAGATCCTGATCATCTTCGTCGTTATACCATTGGTTCATGTTGTGCCTTTGTACATTATGCGTAAGCTAGGGTTGCCAGCCCCAAGAAAGATAAAAAGCCCACCACATCGGTGACGGTGGTGAGGACGACACCACCGGCCAGGGCTGGGTCTATGTTCATTTTTTTCAGTACCAAGGGTAGCACGGCGCCAGCCACGGCGGCGGTGACTAAATTAATTAGCATGGCGGCGGCGATAATAATACCTATGATGGTATCGTCAAACCACAGTGTGGCGGCACCCGCCACCACCACCGCCCAGCATAGGCCGTTGGCCAAGCCGACTAACAGTTCGCGGGTAATTAGCCAGCGGCTGTTGTTACTATCTATATGGCCCATGGCCATGCCGCGTATCACCACGGTAAGGGTTTGGGTACCTGCTACGCCCCCCATACTAGCGACGATGGGCATTAACACCGCCAGCGCTACCACTTTTTCTAGGGTGTCTTGAAATAGGTTAATCACCCCTGAGGCGGCAAAGGCGGTGAGTAAGTTGATGCCCAACCAAATAGCGCGGCGCGGTGCGGTTTTACTAAAGGGCGAGAAGGTGTCTTCGTCTTCGCCTAAGCCGGCCATGCCCATCAGTGAGTGGTCGGCATCTTCGCGGATAACGTCTAACACGTCATCAATAGTGATACGGCCCAGCAGGCGGCCGTTGTTATCGACTACCGGTGCCGAGATTAAATCGTGGCGTTCAAATAAGCGTGCGACTTCGCTGTCATCTAAATTGGCATGTATAGGCGTAACGTCGGTGTTCATGATTTCGCGCACGGTGACGCTGGGGTCAGACACCAATATTTTACGCAGCGGTAATAGGCCGATAAATTCGTCGCGGCGGCTAACCACATAGAGATTGTCGGTCATCTCTGGCAACTCGGCATGGCGGCGTAAATAACGTGCCACCACATCTAGGGTGACGGCAGGGCGCACGGTGATGACATCGGTGTTCATCAAGCCGCCGGCAGTGTCTTCCGGGTAGGACAGTATTTGCTCTACCCGCTGCCGGTCTTGGTGGTCCATGGAGTCTAAGACTTCACGTATCACCTGGTTGGGCAGTTGCTGCAAAATATCGGCGATATCGTCGGGCTCTAGGCCTTCGGTGGCGGCCACCAGCTCATTGGTGTTCATTTCGCTGAGGAACTGGGCCTGTATCTCATCGCTGAGGTGGGGCAGTATTTCGCCTTCTATGTCGGAGTTTATCAGCTGCCAGAGCACGGCCCGGGTTTTGGGCGGTGAGGACTCTATCATATGTGCCACTTCAGTACGCGGCAGGCTGTTGAGCATGCGACGAGTCTGAATAAAGGTGCCACTGCCTAGTGCTTGGTTTAACAATTCCAAGTTACTGTGGGCGGGCTTGTATTCGGCATTTTCGGACATAGAGTCTCCGGGTAATCACACGGTGCCACGGTTGGGCGCTAAGCGCAGTGTAGGTGACTGCCGGTGATTATCCAGAAAACTAAGTAATTCAACAACTTAATATATGTGTTTAGAGGAAATTAAGTGAACTATGGCGGGNTTTGTGCGGGNTTATTCGGCTTCGTCAAAGCGATTATGGATAAGCTCCAGTAGGGCGGCTTGGGCGCTTTCGGCATCGTCACCGTCAAACTGTAGTTCTAGCTCGGTGCCTTTGCTGGCGGCCAGCATCATCACCGACATAATGCTTTTAGCATTGACGTACTGACCGTCCTTGCCCACGTTAATACTGCAACCATAGGCGCTAGCGGTAGACACAAACTTGGCGGCGGCGCGGGCGTGTAGGCCCAGCTTATTAATAATGGTGGTGTGACAAGTAATCATGCAGTGGCTCTGGTTCATTATTGTTACTGGTTCATTGCAGTTAGGGTTTCAGCGTGCTCTCAGCTAGCCTGTTTGGGCATTTCGCGGTGGCGGACTTGCACATTATCAAAGTGGTCAGCGAAATAATGGGCTAGCCGCTCGGCCATGTACACGGAGCGGTGTTGGCCGCCAGTGCAGCCTATGGCGATGGTGATGTAACTGCGGTTGCTGTCTTGGTAGGCGGGCAACCACTTTTCTAAATAACTGCGTATATCCTCGTACATGCTATCGACTTGCGGCTGCGTGTTTAAAAAATCTATGACCGGCTGGTCTAGCCCGGTAAGTATGCGCAGGGCCGGGTCCCAGTGCGGGTTGGGCAATATGCGTATGTCGTAAACTAGGTCGGCATCGTTAGGTATGCGGTGTTTAAAGCCAAAGGACTGAAACTGAATGGAGATGCTGCTGCCTTTTTTGTCGACTAAGCGCGACTTAATGGTGTCGCGCAGGTCGTGTAGGCTCATGTCACTGGAGTCTATGGTGAGGGTGGCAATACTGGCAATGGGTTCTAGCAGTTTTTGTTCGCGGCTAATGGCCTCGGCTAAGCCGGTGTCTTTATTACTCAGCGGGTGGCGGCGGCGGGTTTCGCTAAAGCGCTTGATGAGCTTGTCATTGTCGGCGTCTAGGTAGATGACTTCTATGCTTACGCCGGGATGATCGCCTTCTATCATCAAGGTGAGCGCGCTTAAGTCGCTGCTGCTATTGCGGGCGTCTATGCACAGCGCAACTTTATCCCCTGAAGGATGGCCGCCTTGTTTAAGATGGGTGACTAAATCGGGAATCAGCGCTACCGGTAAATTGTCTATGCAGTAATAGCCTTCGTCCTCTAAGAGGTTGAGGGCGCTACTTTTGCCTGAGCCGGAACGGCCGCTGATGATAATTAGCCTCATAGTGCTCCTGTGTGGCTGTTATTAATGACTGTGGTTTATGACTATAAGCTTAAATAGCAAAGGGTTTATAGCTAAGCGTTAATGGCTATATCAAACAGCTCTTGGCTGGTTTTGGCGTTGCGCAGTTGCTGGCAAAATTCGGCGGTGCTGAATAATTTGGCCAGGGTAGCTAGCACCGCTAGGTGTTCATCCTGCGCTTCGTTAGGCACGATAAGTACAAACAAGATATCTACGGGCTCACCGTCTATCGCGTCAAAGTCTACCGGCTGTTCTAGTTTAATCAACGCGCCGGTAATGCTACTGCAGTTGTCTATGCGGCAGTGGGGTATGGCTATGCCGTGGCCTAGGCCGGTGCTGCCCAGCTGCTCGCGGGCAGTGATCTTGTCGCATAAGTCCTCACTGTCTAGCGAAACTATATCCTGACATATAAATTGGCATGTAGTTTCTAGAACGCGTTTTTTGCTGCGCCCTTCGGCACCACAGAGGGTGCGCTCAAGGGTAAGAATGGAGGATAAAGACATAGAATTTCGCGATTACTGTGTGAGCGTGCTTGGGGTTAATGGGCTAATAACTTTTGACTTTTTCTTTATGTTTAATCAGTTGGCGGTCAAGTTTGTCGGTGAGCGTGTCTATCGCAGCATACATATCTTCAGACTCTGAGACAGCGAATAAATCGGCGCCAGCAACATGGACGTTAGCTTCTGCTTTTTGGCTGAGTTTTTCAACGGTTAAAGTGACATTGGTGTTAGTTATTTGATCAAAATGGCGTTCTAGGCGGGAAAATTTGCTGCTGACGTAATCTCTAAGGGCTGTAGTAACTTCGACATGGTGACCGCTAACATTAATTTGCATGGCTGGCTCCTTCTGACAGGGTTAAAAAGTAGTGCTGCACGGCGTGCGGACTCTTTAATTGAATAGGGAGGAAGTGGCTCCCGTCTCTTTCAGCTTAGCGTAATTTTGGCAGCCTGTTTAGTTCGCCTGCTAAGAATCTCGTCGCTGTGTCGGTAGTTTTTTAAGTGTTTGATTATTCAGCTTAAACCAGCCGCTTGCGCTCATTAGAGGGCGGTATATTAAGCGACTCGCGGTATTTGGCTATGGTGCGGCGGGCCACTTTGATGCCCTGTTCGCCCAGTAAGGCGGTAATTTTACTGTCACTGAGTGGTTTTTTGGTGTTTTCGGCGGCTATGAGTTTTTTGATCAGTGCCCGTATCGCGGTGGAGGAGCATTCGCCGCCGGAGTCGGTGCTGACATGGCTGGAGAAAAAATACTTGAGCTCAAAAATACCTCTGGGCGTATGCATGTATTTTTGGGTGGTGACCCGCGAGATAGTGGATTCGTGCATTTCTACCGCCTCGGCGATGTCGTGCAGTACTAAAGGCTTCATGGCCTCGTCACCGTAATCCAAAAAGCCGCGCTGGTGCTCGACGATGCGGGTGGCCACTTTCATCAGGGTTTCGTTGCGACTTTGTAGGCTTTTTAAAAACCAGCGCGCCTCTTGCAAGTTGTCGCGCAAATAGTTGTTGTCGCTGCTATTGTCGGCGCGCTTAACCATGGAGGCATAGGTGCTGTTAATACTGAGTTTGGGGGCGGTATCGGGGTTGAGCTCGACGGTCCAGCGGCCTTTGATCTTTTTAACAAAAACATCGGGTACTATATATTCGGTTTGGCTGCTGGTAATGGTTTCGCCGGGGTTGGGGCTAAGGCTTTGGATAAGCACTAGTGCGGCTTGCAGCTGTGTTTCTTTGAGTTTGCTACGGCGCATCAATTGGGCGTAATCACGGTTGCCCAATAAGGCCAGGTGGCGAGTAGTGACAAGTTTGGCTTCTTTTAGCCAAGGGGTGTCGGGAGACAGCTGGTTGAGCTGTATCATCAAACACTCTTGTAAGTCAGCTGCAGCCACCCCCGGCGGGTCAAATTGCTGTACCCGGTGTAGTACTGCCACCACTTCGTCCAGCTCTAGTTCGGGGTATTCTTCGCTAAAACCGGAGAGTATATCTTCGGGGGTTTGGGTGAGCCGGCCATTGTTGTCTACGGCATCAACTATAGCCATGGCGACGGCTCGGTCCAAGTCGGAGAGTCGGGTCAGGTTGAGCTGCCAGTAGAGGTGATCTTGTAATGATTCTTCGGCGCTGTTGTTGGCGTCAAAGTTATAGTCGTTATCGCCGCTGGCTGATGAGCCGTTACTGCTGGGGCTGTTATTGGTGTAAACGTCATCCCAGTTGGTGTCTACCGGTAGGTCGTCGGGGATGTTGTTTTCAGCCCAGTCACTATCGGCATCGGCGGCGGTGCTGTCGGCTTCTTTGCTGGTGGGTTTTTCGTTGGGTTGGCTGAGGTCTACCAGCTCGGCTTGCTTATCGCCTTCTTTGGCTGGGCTGTCGGCTTCGCTTTCTTCGTTCACCTCTAGCATGGGATTGCTTTCTAAGGCTTGTTGTATCTCTTGCTGTAAATCTAGGGTGGAAAGCTGTAATAGTTTGATCGCTTGCTGCAACTGCGGCGTCATGGTCAGCTGCTGGCCAATTTTAAGTTGTAGCGATTGTTTCATAGTGACTAATTATTACTTTTCCGCACAAGGAAGTCGCGCCAGGTGGGTGGTTTTACCCTTGGTGCAGGCTATTAATGCCAGTGATTAATGAGGACAACTTAAGGCCTAGTGTAGTTTATGCAGGTTCTTATAGGCAATAAGAAAGCAATATTTATACCGCTTTTTTTATGGCTATGCACCACAGTAGTTTAAAAGCTGCACAGCTTATAAAACAAACTGGTGGCCCAGATAAATATCCCGCACTTTGCGGTTATTGAGCACGGTTTCGGGTGAACCTTCGGAGATGATGTGACCATCGCCGACGATATAGGCTTTTTCGCAGATGCTAAGGGTTTCTCGCACATTGTGGTCGGTGATTAGCACCCCTATATTAAGGTTTTTTAAATGCTTAATAATGTTTTTAATATCGCCCACCGAAATGGGGTCTACGCCAGCAAAGGGCTCATCCAATAAAATAAATGCCGGTTCAGTCGCTAGCGCGCGGGCGATTTCTACCCGGCGGCGTTCGCCCCCCGATAAGGCCATGCCCAAGCTGTCGCGTATATGGGTAATGTGCAGCTCTTGCAGTAACTCTTGCTGTTTAGCTTTGCGTTGTCGGCGGCTTAAGTCTGCGCGGGTTTCCAGTATGGCCATAATGTTGTCGGCCACGCTGAGCTTGCGAAAGATAGACGCTTCTTGGGGTAGGTAGCCTATGCCTTGTCTAGCGCGGCCGCCCATGGAGAGGCCGGTGAGGTCTTTATCGTCCAGGGTGATGCGGCCGCGGTCTGCGGTGACTATGCCCACTATCATGTAAAAGCAGGTGGTTTTACCGGCACCGTTAGGCCCTAATAAACCGACGATTTGGCCGCTTTCTACGGACAGTGAAACATCTTTAACCACTTCCCGGCCTTTGTAGGCCTTGGCTAGGTTACTGGCTAACAGCGTCGGCATGGCTATCCTTTAGGTCGGTTTTGGGGTTGGTATGATCGTCGGTTGGTGCGCTGGCCTTGTCATTGCCTGTTGTGTTGGGCTGTACCGTAGGGGTAGGTGTTGGGGTAGCTGCAGAAATAGCTGCAGGGGTGGGCGCGTCTACGGCGGTAGCTGACACATCGTCGCTTACGGGGGCTGGTACGGATACGGGCTCTGGTTCAGGGGCTGGCTTAGGTTCTGATTCAGACTCTGATTCAGGTTTTGGTGCTGGGCTTGGATTGGCTATAGGTGCAGACATGCCATTGGTCTCCGCGCTATCGATTTTGCGCTTGGGCTCTAGCACCATATTAACCCGGCCGGTGCTGCTGGCGGCTTCGCTGCCCTCTTGGCTGCCAGCTGCTTTCACTTGCGCGGTGTTGGTGTTGTAGTCTATGCGTTGGCCGCTAAGGCTGGAGGCTCCTTGGGTTAGTGTGGCCTGGTTTAAAAAGACGATGGTGTCGTTGCTGAGTTGGTACTCTATGGTTTCCGCCTGCGCTTCTACGGGCGGCTTTTCAGCTTCGTTTTGCTGGCTAAAAAAGGCCAGCTTACCTATGGCGACGATACGGGTGACCGAGCGATCCTCGCTAAACACGGTAACAGTGTCGCCTTTAATATGCAGGCTGCCCTGTACCATCACTACGCTGCCGTTATAGAGGGTCGTTTCTTTGCCGTCGACGATGCGCTGTTCGGCAGAGTCTGATTGTATGGTGATGGGCTGGGCACGGTCTTCTGGCAGGGTCCAGCCTGAGTTGCTAAATAGGGTGCTAATGAGGCTGAGCGCCGCGGCGCTGAGTGGTATGTGTAGCTTACGGCGCTGCATGATAGTGGCCTGTTACGTTTTTTTTCAATAGAGTGTGCTCTTGGGTTAAGTCCGTTCTAATACCGGTGGCGGTAGTCGTGCCCTGTGGGCTAGTAATAGTGACGGCTAGATTATTCTCGGCGATTTGTTTTTTGGGATAGATATTTAGTGCGCTGGTGCTGAGCTGGTAGCGCTGGTCGTTGCTCAATACAATAACATTATTTTTTAATGCTACCTGCTGGCCCTGTTTCGTTACTATGCCTGAGTCTGCAGTGATCTGCCATGTCAGTTGCTGGTCGGTGTAAAAGTGCATCACCGGTAGTTGCAATATGCTGCGTTTGCCCTTGGCGTAGTTGTTAAGGCTTTCGGCTGTCAGGGTATGCGCTAATTGGCCTTCGGCATTAAAGCGTTGGCTGTGTATGTCGCGCATAAAAATTTCAGGTTCTTTGGGTGTGGCCTTTTTGCTAAAGCTGGGGGTGGAGCCGGATTCGGTATACAACCACAAAAACATTAGCAGTAAAGCCAGAGCGATACTGGTAATGACGAAGTGTTTTTGTTTGCGACGCAGTAAAGTCATAGTGTGTGGGCTAAGCCACTCCCGCCTTTAGTAAGTCGTGTAAATGTACCGCGCCGACGGGGTGTTTATGGCTATCAACTACAGCCATGGAGTTGATTTTGTACTCGTCCATTAAGCCCAGCACTTCAGCGGCTAACATGCCGGGGCTGGCGGTTCTTGAGTTGACTGTCATCACCTCGTCGATGCGGGTGCTGTGTATGTCTATGCTGTGATCCAGGGCGCGGCGCAAATCGCCATCGGTAAATAGGCCGATTAAGATATTCTGGGCATCCACCACGGTGGTCATGCCCAAGCCTTTGCGGCTGACTTCCAGTAGGGCATCGCTAAGCAGAGTGCCGCTTTGCACTTTCGGTATTTGCTCGCCGCTGTGCATAACATCTTCCACTTTTAATAATAGCTGTCGGCCCAGTGCGCCGCCGGGGTGTGAAAAAGCAAAGTCTTCAGCGGTAAAGCCGCGTGCTTCTAATAGGGCTATGGCTAGGGCGTCACCCATTACCAGTGAGGCGGTGGTGCTGGAGGTGGGTGCTAGGTTAAGCGGGCAGGCTTCTTGCTCTACGCTTACGTCTAAATTGGCATCGGCGGTTTGCGATAAGATGGAGTCCGGGTTGCCGGTGATGGTGATTAGCGGTATCCCCAAGCGTTTTAACAGCGGTAATAAGGTGACGACTTCAGCGGTGGTGCCGGAGTTGGATAGTGCTATCACCACATCTTGCGCGGTAATCATGCCCATGTCGCCGTGGCTGGCTTCACCGGGATGGACAAACATGGCCGGGGTGCCAGTGCTAGCTAGGGTGGCGGCGATTTTAGTGCCTATATGTCCAGACTTACCCATGCCAGTGACGACGACGCGGCCCTGGCATTGCAGCATGAGTTCGCAGGCCTGATCAAAGTGCTGATCTATACGGTCTACTAAGCTGGCCACGGCATCGCGCTCTATCTTAATCGTGCGCAGTGCGGAATCTTTAAAAGAGATAGTCGTCATGGTGTGGCTTATCCGTTAATAGGGAATAGCAGATAGTAATAGGCTGCGTACGCAATTAATAGCGCCGCGCCAGCTAACCTACCTAAGTATTGAGTCGGTAATAGGGCGGTAGCATTGCTAGCCTGTAGTTTGTTGCGCGCTCGTTTGGCCCAGATATAGTGGCCATAGAGTATGGTTGCTAATAATAGCGTGATGCCAGCCATGCTCATATAGTCGCGAGTAAATACCTCGGCGCTTAAAGCGGTGGGGCTAATCAGTGCTGGCATAGCCATTACGGCAAGCAGGTTAAATAGATTGGAGCCTACGATATTGCCCAGCGCTATGTCGTGGTGGCCTTTTAGCGCGCTGGCGACAGTGGCGGCCAACTCGGGCAAACTGGTGCCCACCGCGACTACGGTTAAGCCTATAATTAGCTCGCTAACCCCTAGCTCTATAGCGACTATTTTTGCCCCCCATACCAATAGTTGTGAGCTGGCAATGAGCAGGGCAAAGCCCACCACAAACAGCAGCCAGGCTTTAGCTGTGCTCATGGTGGGTATGTGTTCAATATCGGCCTCATGTTCGGCATCGGGCTGGTGTGATTTACTGGTGACCAAAATATAAAAAATAACCGCCAGCGTAACTAGTAAAATAACGCCGTCCGACCAACTTAAATAGCCATCGTATAAGCAGTAGCTGGCGCCTATAGTGGCAATTAATAGCAGCGGCATTTCGCGTTTTAAAATAGTTAGGGCGATGGGGATGGGGGCAACTAGCGCGGTAATTCCCAACACCATACCTATGTTAGCTAGGTTGGAACCTAATGCATTACCCACTGCCAAATCACCTGCCCCCTTTAAGGCGGCGCTAATAGAGACGATAATTTCAGGGGCTGAGGTGCCAATGGCGACAATGGTTAACCCTATCATGATGGGAGCCATACCCAGATTTTTGGCGATGGCGGCGGCACCTGCAACAAATTGGTCGGCGCTCCAAATTAAGCCTGCAAATCCGATAATGATAGCAATACTGGCTTCTAGCATGGTGTTCCTATGGGTAGTGAATGGGGTGAGTGGGTTTGTTTAGGGCGGCCATTATATAGGGGTTTTTACTAAAGGTAATCGCCACTGTGGTAATTTTGGTATTTAAAAGAAAAGTTATTGTAGTGTATTTGTGGCAACAGAATGCTTTTACCGCGCTGCTTTTTTCGTTACATTGGCAGCCATTCATTATCAGGAGAAAATCATGAGGGTTTTACAACGCGTGTCAGTGGCTATTACGTCACTGTTATTGATGGTGAGTGTGGCTGCGGCGGCACCCTTAAGCGCTCATCAAACCGTAGAGCAAACCACTGACAAAGTGCTGAGCTTAATCGATGATGCCAACGGTTATTTTGAAAGTGATCCTCAGCGTTTTTATAGGGAAATAGAAAGCATATTAGATGCTGTGGTCGACTTCGATAGTTTTTCCCGTGGTGTTATGGGTCCCTATGCCACTAGAGAATATTACAAACAGCTAGGTTCGAATAAGGCCAAGGATGCTTTTAAAGGCCAAGTTCGGCGTTTTGCCGGAGTGTTCAAGCAGGGCTTGGTGCAAACCTACGCTAAGGGCTTGTTGGCCTTTGGTGGTACCCGCACTGAAGTCGTCCCCCCCGCAGCAGATGACGGCAATGATGGTAGCACTACTGTTTTGCAAAAAATCTACGGCTCGGCGGAGAAACCCTACGAGGTGCATTACAAAATGCGTCAAGACAGAGATGGTTCTTGGAAAATACGCAACGTAACTATAGAAGCGGTTAATTTGGGTTTGGTGTATCAGGGCCAATTTATCTCTGCCGCCAAGCGTTATCAGGGTGACTTGGATAAGGTGATCGATAATTGGTCGGTTAAGCCTGCCGGCCAAGAGACTGCAGTACAACCGCCGTCACAACAATAGCGCTGGAGGCCCCATTTAGCTCGCTATTTGGGGCCTGTTTCCGTATAATTTGCCGTCTTTTAATAGTGTGGCTGCTAGCAATAATATCAGTAGCTACGCCAGTAATAATGCCAGCAAGAACGCCGGTAACAATGCCGGTAACAATTCCAGCAAGAATGGGCGATGAGGAAGTCATGAACGCAGATCAAATCAAACAATTACTGCAGGCCGAGTTAAGCGGCTGCGAAGTACATGTCGAGGTCGAGGGCAGCCACTGCACAGTGACGGCCATAGGCGATATCTTTGAAGGGGTGCGCCCTGTTAAGCGCCAGCAAATGGTGTATGCCGGTTTAAGCCAACAAATAGCCGATGGCAGCTTACATGCTGTGAACATCAAAGCGCTTACTCCCGCTGAGCACTCACAATAAGAGTCTCAGACTAATTAATTAAGGTTTTTTCATGGATAAACTGCTGATCCAAGGCGGCGCAAAGTTAAATGGCGAGATTCGTATCTCTGGTTCTAAAAACTCGGCGCTGCCGATTTTAGCGGCGTCACTCTTAGCCAGTGAGCCGGTGACCATACGCAACTTGCCGCACTTACATGACGTCACCACTATGATTACGGTGTTGCGCTGCATGGGTGTGGACGCGATTATCGATGAAAAACTGGGTATAGAAATTGATCCCACCACCATACAAGAGCTAACCGCCCCCTATGAGCTGGTTAAAACCATGCGCGCCTCAATTTTGGTGTTAGGGCCGTTACTGGCGCACTTTGGTGAAGCCAATGTTTCCTTTCCCGGTGGTTGTGCCATAGGCAGTCGACCTGTGGATATACACCTTAAAGGCTTCGAAGCTTTAGGTGCTACTGTTACCGTTGATGAGGGCTATATACGCGCTAAATCTAATGGTCGCTTAAAAGGTGCACACATTTTTATGGATACCGTCACTGTGGGCGGCACCGAAAATATTTTAATGGCAGCGGTATTGGCCGAAGGTAAAACCATTTTAGAAAACGCCGCTCGCGAACCGGAAGTAGTCGACTTGGCTGAATTTTTAATTGCCATGGGCGCCAACATTGAAGGCCACGGCACTGCGACTATTACCGTAGTAGGGGTAGAGAAATTACACGGCTGTGATTATTCAGTCATGCCCGACCGTATAGAAACTGGCACCTACTTGGTGGCTGCTGCCGCCACCGGTGGCCGGATAAAATTAAAAGATACCCGCAGCGATATATTAGAAGCGGTGATTGTTAAGCTAGAAGATGCCGGTGCTAAAATCACTACCGGTGATGGCTGGATAGAATTGGATATGCAAGGCCGCAGGCCCAAGGCAGTCAGTATACGCACCGCGCCTTATCCCGGTTTCCCCACCGACATGCAGGCCCAGTTCACGGCTATGAACACCATCGCCGAAGGCACTAGCACCATAGTCGAAACTATTTTTG
This window of the Dasania marina DSM 21967 genome carries:
- the yjgA gene encoding ribosome biogenesis factor YjgA, which gives rise to MNQWYNDEDDQDLPPSKSQLKREMHALQQLGSKIVKLSIGQYATIPLEGILKEAIDTARRIKSREGLRRQMQFIGKLLREMDTAPIEQAFSELESGRVNAAIRFQELEQWRDRLVQEGPNSVEGVLEQYPQADRQHLRQLVLQAGKEQKTNKPPAAARKIFKYLRELDKQ
- the mgtE gene encoding magnesium transporter, which encodes MSENAEYKPAHSNLELLNQALGSGTFIQTRRMLNSLPRTEVAHMIESSPPKTRAVLWQLINSDIEGEILPHLSDEIQAQFLSEMNTNELVAATEGLEPDDIADILQQLPNQVIREVLDSMDHQDRQRVEQILSYPEDTAGGLMNTDVITVRPAVTLDVVARYLRRHAELPEMTDNLYVVSRRDEFIGLLPLRKILVSDPSVTVREIMNTDVTPIHANLDDSEVARLFERHDLISAPVVDNNGRLLGRITIDDVLDVIREDADHSLMGMAGLGEDEDTFSPFSKTAPRRAIWLGINLLTAFAASGVINLFQDTLEKVVALAVLMPIVASMGGVAGTQTLTVVIRGMAMGHIDSNNSRWLITRELLVGLANGLCWAVVVAGAATLWFDDTIIGIIIAAAMLINLVTAAVAGAVLPLVLKKMNIDPALAGGVVLTTVTDVVGFLSFLGLATLAYA
- a CDS encoding HPr family phosphocarrier protein translates to MITCHTTIINKLGLHARAAAKFVSTASAYGCSINVGKDGQYVNAKSIMSVMMLAASKGTELELQFDGDDAESAQAALLELIHNRFDEAE
- the rapZ gene encoding RNase adapter RapZ, which encodes MRLIIISGRSGSGKSSALNLLEDEGYYCIDNLPVALIPDLVTHLKQGGHPSGDKVALCIDARNSSSDLSALTLMIEGDHPGVSIEVIYLDADNDKLIKRFSETRRRHPLSNKDTGLAEAISREQKLLEPIASIATLTIDSSDMSLHDLRDTIKSRLVDKKGSSISIQFQSFGFKHRIPNDADLVYDIRILPNPHWDPALRILTGLDQPVIDFLNTQPQVDSMYEDIRSYLEKWLPAYQDSNRSYITIAIGCTGGQHRSVYMAERLAHYFADHFDNVQVRHREMPKQAS
- a CDS encoding PTS sugar transporter subunit IIA — translated: MSLSSILTLERTLCGAEGRSKKRVLETTCQFICQDIVSLDSEDLCDKITAREQLGSTGLGHGIAIPHCRIDNCSSITGALIKLEQPVDFDAIDGEPVDILFVLIVPNEAQDEHLAVLATLAKLFSTAEFCQQLRNAKTSQELFDIAINA
- the hpf gene encoding ribosome hibernation-promoting factor, HPF/YfiA family, whose translation is MQINVSGHHVEVTTALRDYVSSKFSRLERHFDQITNTNVTLTVEKLSQKAEANVHVAGADLFAVSESEDMYAAIDTLTDKLDRQLIKHKEKVKSY
- a CDS encoding RNA polymerase factor sigma-54, producing the protein MKQSLQLKIGQQLTMTPQLQQAIKLLQLSTLDLQQEIQQALESNPMLEVNEESEADSPAKEGDKQAELVDLSQPNEKPTSKEADSTAADADSDWAENNIPDDLPVDTNWDDVYTNNSPSSNGSSASGDNDYNFDANNSAEESLQDHLYWQLNLTRLSDLDRAVAMAIVDAVDNNGRLTQTPEDILSGFSEEYPELELDEVVAVLHRVQQFDPPGVAAADLQECLMIQLNQLSPDTPWLKEAKLVTTRHLALLGNRDYAQLMRRSKLKETQLQAALVLIQSLSPNPGETITSSQTEYIVPDVFVKKIKGRWTVELNPDTAPKLSINSTYASMVKRADNSSDNNYLRDNLQEARWFLKSLQSRNETLMKVATRIVEHQRGFLDYGDEAMKPLVLHDIAEAVEMHESTISRVTTQKYMHTPRGIFELKYFFSSHVSTDSGGECSSTAIRALIKKLIAAENTKKPLSDSKITALLGEQGIKVARRTIAKYRESLNIPPSNERKRLV
- the lptB gene encoding LPS export ABC transporter ATP-binding protein, which produces MPTLLASNLAKAYKGREVVKDVSLSVESGQIVGLLGPNGAGKTTCFYMIVGIVTADRGRITLDDKDLTGLSMGGRARQGIGYLPQEASIFRKLSVADNIMAILETRADLSRRQRKAKQQELLQELHITHIRDSLGMALSGGERRRVEIARALATEPAFILLDEPFAGVDPISVGDIKNIIKHLKNLNIGVLITDHNVRETLSICEKAYIVGDGHIISEGSPETVLNNRKVRDIYLGHQFVL
- the lptA gene encoding lipopolysaccharide transport periplasmic protein LptA translates to MQRRKLHIPLSAAALSLISTLFSNSGWTLPEDRAQPITIQSDSAEQRIVDGKETTLYNGSVVMVQGSLHIKGDTVTVFSEDRSVTRIVAIGKLAFFSQQNEAEKPPVEAQAETIEYQLSNDTIVFLNQATLTQGASSLSGQRIDYNTNTAQVKAAGSQEGSEAASSTGRVNMVLEPKRKIDSAETNGMSAPIANPSPAPKPESESESEPKPAPEPEPVSVPAPVSDDVSATAVDAPTPAAISAATPTPTPTVQPNTTGNDKASAPTDDHTNPKTDLKDSHADAVSQ
- the lptC gene encoding LPS export ABC transporter periplasmic protein LptC → MTLLRRKQKHFVITSIALALLLMFLWLYTESGSTPSFSKKATPKEPEIFMRDIHSQRFNAEGQLAHTLTAESLNNYAKGKRSILQLPVMHFYTDQQLTWQITADSGIVTKQGQQVALKNNVIVLSNDQRYQLSTSALNIYPKKQIAENNLAVTITSPQGTTTATGIRTDLTQEHTLLKKNVTGHYHAAP
- a CDS encoding KpsF/GutQ family sugar-phosphate isomerase, which gives rise to MTTISFKDSALRTIKIERDAVASLVDRIDQHFDQACELMLQCQGRVVVTGMGKSGHIGTKIAATLASTGTPAMFVHPGEASHGDMGMITAQDVVIALSNSGTTAEVVTLLPLLKRLGIPLITITGNPDSILSQTADANLDVSVEQEACPLNLAPTSSTTASLVMGDALAIALLEARGFTAEDFAFSHPGGALGRQLLLKVEDVMHSGEQIPKVQSGTLLSDALLEVSRKGLGMTTVVDAQNILIGLFTDGDLRRALDHSIDIHSTRIDEVMTVNSRTASPGMLAAEVLGLMDEYKINSMAVVDSHKHPVGAVHLHDLLKAGVA